One genomic segment of Pseudomonas sp. p1(2021b) includes these proteins:
- a CDS encoding MFS transporter has translation MSDYIQEQGTAASTVSRREERKIIFASSLGTVFEWYDFFLYGALAAVISKQFFAGVNDTTAFIFALMAFAAGFLVRPFGALVFGRLGDMIGRKYTFLVTIVLMGLSTFAVGLLPTYASIGIAAPIILVLLRMLQGLALGGEYGGAATYVAEHAPPGKRGFHTGFIQSTATLGLLLSLVVVLGSRYVSGDQFEAWGWRLPFLLSIVLLAISTWIRMSMEESPAFVKMKAQGKVSKSPIRESFTSWPNLKVVLTALFSINAGQAVTFYTAQFYVLFFLTQMLKMDPAQANTLLIISVVIGAPFFVFFGWLSDRVGRKPILMIGLLLATVLYFPMFKALSHYANPQIAAASQQAPIVVTADPQGCTFQFDPVGKARFDSPCDKVKTFLVKQGLPYSSVDAPAGDPVVVSIGEQHIDGFDEAAMRMAIEEAGYPAKADPASVNQVMVVVLIVAMILIATMTYGPLAAVMVELFPTRIRYTSMSLPYHIGNGWFGGFLPTVSFALVVYTGDIFYGLWYPVLITGVSLVVGIFCLKETKDVDIDKI, from the coding sequence GCGTCATCCCTCGGGACGGTGTTCGAGTGGTATGACTTTTTTCTCTATGGCGCCCTGGCTGCGGTCATCAGCAAGCAGTTCTTCGCTGGAGTGAACGACACCACGGCGTTCATCTTCGCCTTGATGGCGTTCGCCGCAGGCTTCTTGGTGCGGCCGTTCGGTGCGCTGGTGTTCGGGCGCCTGGGTGACATGATCGGGCGCAAGTACACCTTCCTGGTGACTATCGTGCTGATGGGGCTTTCTACCTTCGCCGTTGGTTTGCTGCCGACCTACGCTAGCATCGGCATCGCCGCGCCGATCATCCTGGTACTGCTGCGCATGCTCCAAGGCCTGGCCCTGGGCGGCGAATACGGTGGCGCGGCGACCTATGTGGCCGAGCACGCCCCGCCCGGCAAGCGGGGTTTTCATACCGGTTTCATCCAGTCCACGGCCACCCTTGGCTTGCTGCTTTCGCTGGTGGTCGTGCTGGGCAGCCGCTATGTCAGTGGCGACCAGTTCGAAGCCTGGGGCTGGCGCTTGCCGTTCCTGCTGTCGATCGTCCTGCTGGCCATCTCCACCTGGATCCGCATGAGCATGGAGGAATCCCCGGCCTTCGTGAAAATGAAGGCCCAGGGTAAGGTCAGCAAGTCGCCGATTCGCGAGTCCTTCACCTCCTGGCCCAACCTCAAGGTGGTGCTCACAGCCCTGTTCAGCATCAACGCCGGCCAGGCCGTGACCTTCTATACCGCACAGTTCTACGTGCTGTTCTTCCTGACCCAGATGCTCAAGATGGACCCGGCCCAGGCGAATACGCTGTTGATCATCAGCGTGGTGATCGGCGCGCCGTTCTTCGTGTTCTTCGGCTGGTTGTCCGACCGGGTGGGCCGCAAGCCGATCCTGATGATCGGCCTGCTGCTGGCCACCGTACTGTATTTCCCGATGTTCAAGGCCCTGAGCCATTACGCCAACCCGCAGATCGCTGCGGCCAGCCAGCAGGCTCCGATCGTCGTGACAGCTGACCCGCAGGGCTGCACCTTCCAGTTCGACCCGGTCGGCAAGGCACGCTTCGACAGCCCCTGCGACAAGGTCAAGACGTTCCTGGTCAAGCAGGGCCTGCCCTACAGCTCGGTGGATGCCCCTGCGGGCGACCCGGTGGTGGTGAGTATCGGCGAGCAGCACATCGATGGTTTCGACGAAGCGGCCATGCGCATGGCCATCGAAGAAGCGGGATACCCGGCCAAGGCGGACCCGGCGAGCGTCAACCAAGTGATGGTGGTGGTGCTGATCGTCGCCATGATCCTTATCGCCACGATGACCTACGGGCCGTTGGCGGCGGTGATGGTCGAGCTGTTCCCGACCCGCATCCGCTACACCTCCATGTCGCTGCCGTATCACATCGGCAATGGCTGGTTCGGCGGCTTCCTGCCTACCGTGTCGTTCGCACTGGTGGTATATACCGGGGATATCTTCTATGGGCTGTGGTATCCGGTGTTGATCACCGGAGTGAGCCTGGTGGTGGGGATCTTCTGCCTGAAGGAGACCAAGGATGTGGATATCGACAAGATCTAG
- a CDS encoding lysophospholipid acyltransferase family protein produces MSILQAIRIFLFYLLLGTSSLLWCSLSFFVAPFLPFHKRYRFINVYWCRCAVFLARVILGIRYKVTGAENVPKEPCVILSNHQSTWETFFLSAYFSPLSQVLKRELLYVPFFGWAMAMLRPIAIDRKNPKEALRQVASKGDELLKQGVWVLIFPEGTRVPHGQVGKFSRGGTALAVNAGLPVLPIAHNAGKFWPREGWGKRPGTIEVVIGEPMYPVGTGPRAIAELNDRAQAWNEATQRAMGSLPPVTENPAQQSA; encoded by the coding sequence ATGTCGATCCTGCAGGCGATCAGAATCTTTCTTTTTTACCTGCTGTTGGGCACCAGTTCGCTGCTGTGGTGCTCGCTGAGCTTCTTCGTCGCACCGTTCCTGCCGTTCCATAAGCGCTACCGGTTCATCAATGTGTACTGGTGCCGCTGTGCCGTGTTCCTGGCACGAGTGATTCTGGGGATTCGTTACAAGGTCACCGGGGCCGAGAACGTACCCAAGGAACCCTGCGTGATCCTGTCGAACCATCAGAGCACATGGGAAACGTTCTTCCTGTCGGCCTACTTCTCGCCATTGAGCCAGGTGCTCAAGCGCGAGCTGCTCTACGTGCCGTTCTTCGGTTGGGCCATGGCCATGCTGCGGCCCATCGCCATCGACCGGAAGAACCCCAAGGAAGCCCTGCGCCAAGTCGCCAGCAAGGGCGACGAGCTGCTCAAGCAGGGTGTGTGGGTGCTGATCTTCCCGGAAGGCACCCGCGTACCCCATGGCCAGGTCGGCAAGTTCTCTCGCGGCGGCACCGCACTGGCGGTGAACGCGGGCTTGCCGGTATTGCCGATCGCCCATAACGCCGGCAAGTTCTGGCCACGGGAAGGCTGGGGCAAGCGTCCAGGCACCATCGAGGTGGTGATCGGCGAGCCGATGTACCCGGTCGGTACCGGCCCACGGGCCATCGCCGAGCTCAACGACCGCGCCCAGGCCTGGAACGAAGCGACCCAGCGGGCCATGGGCTCGTTGCCGCCGGTGACGGAGAATCCTGCGCAGCAGAGCGCCTGA
- the gmhB gene encoding D-glycero-beta-D-manno-heptose 1,7-bisphosphate 7-phosphatase, translating into MKLLILDRDGVINYDSDAYIKSLEEWVPIPGSIEAIAQLSKAGWTVAVATNQSGIARGYYPLATLEAMHARLRALVAEQGGEVGYIVHCPHGPDDGCDCRKPKPGMLRAIAEHYQVALAGVWFVGDSKGDLEAALAVDAQPVLVKTGKGERTLEKGVPQGTLIFDDLAAIARALI; encoded by the coding sequence TTGAAACTGCTGATTCTTGATCGGGACGGCGTGATCAACTACGACTCGGACGCCTATATCAAGTCGCTGGAGGAGTGGGTGCCCATTCCCGGCTCGATCGAGGCCATCGCGCAGTTGAGCAAGGCGGGCTGGACGGTGGCCGTGGCCACCAACCAGTCCGGCATTGCCCGCGGCTACTACCCGCTGGCAACCCTCGAGGCCATGCACGCGCGCCTGCGCGCGCTGGTGGCCGAGCAGGGCGGCGAGGTGGGTTACATCGTGCATTGCCCGCACGGGCCGGACGACGGTTGCGATTGCCGCAAGCCCAAGCCTGGCATGCTGCGGGCGATCGCCGAACATTACCAGGTGGCCCTGGCCGGCGTGTGGTTTGTCGGCGATAGTAAAGGTGACCTGGAAGCCGCCCTGGCCGTCGATGCACAACCTGTGCTGGTGAAGACCGGCAAAGGTGAGCGGACGCTGGAGAAAGGCGTTCCTCAAGGCACTTTGATTTTCGACGATCTGGCAGCCATCGCCAGAGCACTAATTTAA
- the glyS gene encoding glycine--tRNA ligase subunit beta: MSAQDFLVELGTEELPPKALASLGDAFLAGIEKGLQAAGLNYTGKQVYAAPRRLAVLIRQLDVQQPDRSINIDGPPRQAAFDAEGNPTQAALGFAKKCGVDLAEIDQSGAKLRFSQHIPGKATTSLLPTIVEDSLNDLPIPKRMHWGASREEFVRPTQWLVMLLGDQVVDCTILAQQAGRESRGHRFHHPENVLISTPANYVEDLRKAYVLADFAERRELIAKRTAELAMQQEGTAIVPPALLDEVTALVEWPVPLVCSFEERFLEVPQEALITTMQDNQKYFCLLDSEGKLLPRFITVANVESRDPKQIVQGNEKVVRPRLTDAEFFFKQDKKQPLETFNERLKNVVFQAQLGTVYDKAERVSKLAAFIAPLIGGDAQRAGRAGLLSKCDLATEMVGEFPEMQGVAGYYYALNDGEPEDVALALNEQYMPRGAGAELPQTLTGAAVAIADKLDTLVGIFGIGMLPTGSKDPYALRRAALGVLRILIEKQLDLDLTTAVEFAVKQYGSKVKAAGLSEQVLEFVFDRLRARYEDEGIDVATYLSVRALKPGSALDFDQRVQAVQAFRKLPEAEALAAVNKRVSNLLSKAEGAIAEQVEPKYFDNANEFSLYSAIQQADQAVQPMAAARQYSESLARLAALRDPVDAFFEAVMVNAEDAKVRANRYALLSRLRGLFLGVADISLLG, encoded by the coding sequence ATGAGTGCTCAAGATTTCCTGGTTGAACTGGGCACCGAAGAGCTGCCACCCAAGGCCCTCGCCAGCCTCGGCGACGCCTTCCTGGCCGGCATCGAGAAAGGCCTGCAGGCCGCTGGCCTGAACTACACCGGCAAGCAGGTGTATGCCGCTCCCCGCCGCCTGGCCGTGCTGATCCGCCAGCTGGACGTGCAACAGCCTGACCGCAGCATCAACATCGACGGCCCGCCCCGCCAGGCCGCCTTCGACGCCGAAGGCAACCCGACCCAGGCCGCCCTGGGCTTCGCCAAGAAATGCGGCGTGGATCTGGCCGAGATCGACCAGAGCGGCGCCAAGCTGCGCTTCTCCCAGCACATCCCGGGCAAGGCCACCACGAGCCTGCTGCCGACCATCGTCGAGGACTCGCTCAACGACCTGCCGATCCCCAAGCGCATGCACTGGGGCGCCAGCCGTGAAGAGTTCGTGCGCCCGACCCAGTGGCTGGTGATGCTGCTCGGCGACCAGGTCGTCGACTGTACTATCCTGGCCCAGCAGGCCGGTCGCGAATCCCGCGGCCACCGTTTCCACCACCCGGAAAACGTGCTCATCAGCACCCCGGCCAACTACGTCGAAGACCTGCGCAAGGCCTACGTGCTGGCTGACTTCGCCGAGCGTCGCGAGCTGATCGCCAAGCGCACCGCAGAACTGGCCATGCAACAGGAAGGCACGGCCATCGTGCCGCCTGCACTGCTGGATGAAGTGACTGCCCTGGTCGAATGGCCGGTGCCGCTGGTGTGCTCGTTCGAGGAGCGTTTCCTGGAAGTACCGCAGGAAGCCCTGATCACCACCATGCAGGACAACCAGAAATACTTCTGCCTGCTGGACAGCGAAGGCAAGCTGCTGCCGCGCTTCATTACCGTGGCCAACGTCGAGAGCCGCGACCCGAAGCAGATCGTGCAGGGTAACGAGAAGGTCGTGCGCCCACGCCTGACCGACGCCGAGTTCTTCTTCAAGCAAGACAAGAAGCAACCGCTGGAAACCTTCAACGAGCGCCTGAAGAACGTCGTGTTCCAGGCCCAGCTGGGTACCGTCTATGACAAGGCCGAGCGCGTTTCCAAGCTGGCCGCGTTCATCGCCCCGCTGATCGGCGGCGACGCCCAGCGCGCCGGCCGTGCCGGCCTGCTGTCCAAGTGCGACCTGGCCACCGAGATGGTTGGCGAGTTCCCTGAGATGCAGGGTGTGGCCGGCTACTACTACGCCCTCAACGATGGCGAGCCCGAAGACGTCGCCCTGGCGTTGAACGAGCAGTACATGCCGCGCGGTGCGGGTGCCGAGCTGCCGCAGACCCTGACCGGTGCTGCCGTGGCCATCGCCGACAAGCTCGATACCCTGGTCGGCATCTTCGGCATCGGCATGCTGCCCACCGGCAGCAAGGACCCGTACGCGCTGCGTCGCGCCGCCCTGGGCGTGCTGCGCATCCTGATCGAGAAGCAGCTGGACCTGGACCTGACCACTGCGGTCGAGTTCGCGGTCAAGCAGTACGGCAGCAAGGTCAAGGCCGCGGGCCTGTCCGAGCAAGTACTGGAGTTCGTCTTCGACCGCCTGCGCGCGCGCTACGAGGATGAAGGCATCGACGTCGCCACCTACCTGTCGGTACGTGCCCTGAAACCGGGCTCGGCCCTGGACTTCGACCAGCGCGTACAGGCCGTGCAGGCCTTCCGCAAGCTGCCGGAAGCCGAGGCCCTGGCGGCGGTGAACAAGCGCGTGTCGAACCTGCTGAGCAAGGCCGAAGGCGCGATCGCCGAGCAGGTCGAGCCGAAGTACTTCGACAACGCCAACGAGTTCTCGCTGTATTCGGCCATCCAGCAGGCCGACCAGGCCGTGCAGCCGATGGCCGCCGCACGCCAGTACAGCGAGTCGCTGGCCCGCCTGGCTGCCCTGCGTGACCCGGTCGACGCCTTCTTCGAGGCGGTGATGGTCAACGCCGAGGATGCCAAGGTACGCGCCAACCGTTATGCCCTGCTCAGCCGCCTGCGCGGCCTGTTCCTGGGCGTGGCCGACATCTCGCTGCTGGGGTAA
- the glyQ gene encoding glycine--tRNA ligase subunit alpha, with the protein MSQPTPAVRTFQDLILALQQYWAEQGCVVLQPYDMEVGAGTFHTATFLRAVGPETWNAAYVQPSRRPTDGRYGENPNRLQHYYQFQVVLKPNPANFQELYLGSLKAIGLDPLVHDIRFVEDNWESPTLGAWGLGWEIWLNGMEVTQFTYFQQVGGIECFPVTGEITYGLERLAMYIQGVDSVYDLVWADGPFGKVTYGDVFHQNEVEQSTYNFEHANVEKLFELFDFYESEANRLIKLELPLPTYEMVLKASHTFNLLDARRAISVTERQRYILRVRTLARDVAQSYLQARARLGFPMATPELRDEVLAKLEAAQ; encoded by the coding sequence GTGAGCCAGCCTACGCCAGCCGTGCGTACCTTCCAAGACCTGATCCTCGCCCTGCAGCAGTACTGGGCCGAGCAAGGTTGTGTGGTGCTTCAGCCCTACGATATGGAAGTAGGCGCCGGCACTTTCCACACCGCCACTTTCCTGCGTGCCGTCGGCCCGGAAACCTGGAACGCCGCCTATGTGCAGCCCAGCCGTCGCCCAACCGACGGGCGGTATGGCGAAAACCCCAACCGCCTGCAGCACTACTACCAGTTCCAGGTGGTGCTCAAGCCGAACCCGGCCAACTTCCAGGAGCTGTACCTCGGCTCGCTGAAGGCGATCGGCCTGGACCCGCTGGTCCATGACATCCGCTTCGTCGAAGACAACTGGGAATCGCCGACCCTCGGCGCCTGGGGCCTGGGTTGGGAAATCTGGCTCAATGGCATGGAAGTGACCCAGTTCACCTACTTCCAGCAGGTCGGCGGCATCGAGTGCTTCCCGGTCACCGGCGAAATCACCTATGGCCTCGAGCGCCTGGCCATGTACATTCAGGGCGTGGACTCGGTCTATGACCTGGTCTGGGCCGACGGCCCGTTCGGCAAGGTCACCTATGGCGATGTGTTCCACCAGAACGAAGTGGAACAGTCGACCTACAACTTCGAACACGCCAACGTCGAGAAGCTGTTCGAACTGTTCGATTTCTACGAAAGCGAAGCCAACCGCCTGATCAAGCTGGAGCTGCCGCTGCCGACCTACGAAATGGTCCTGAAGGCATCCCACACCTTCAACCTGCTCGACGCCCGCCGCGCCATCTCGGTGACCGAGCGTCAGCGCTACATCCTGCGCGTGCGTACCCTGGCCCGGGACGTGGCGCAAAGCTACCTGCAAGCCCGCGCACGCCTGGGCTTCCCGATGGCGACCCCTGAACTGCGTGACGAAGTGTTGGCTAAGCTGGAGGCTGCACAATGA
- a CDS encoding DNA-3-methyladenine glycosylase I, which yields MPRCFWCTDDPLYQAYHDQEWGTPQRDPALLFEMLLLEGFQAGLSWITVLKKRERYRQVLHGFDPVQLARMSDERIEELMLDAGIIRNRLKLKAARRNAQAWLAVDNPSQWLWSFVGGEPKVNHFTSRSEVPAVTDEAKAMSKALQKAGFTFVGPTICYAFMQATGMVMDHTTDCDRYAALVR from the coding sequence ATGCCACGCTGCTTCTGGTGTACCGACGATCCGTTGTACCAGGCCTATCACGACCAGGAGTGGGGAACGCCGCAGCGCGACCCGGCGTTGCTCTTCGAGATGCTTTTGCTCGAAGGGTTCCAGGCCGGGCTCTCGTGGATCACCGTATTGAAGAAGCGCGAGCGGTACCGCCAGGTATTGCACGGCTTCGATCCGGTGCAGCTGGCGCGAATGAGCGACGAACGGATCGAGGAGCTGATGCTCGATGCCGGCATCATCCGCAACCGCCTCAAGCTCAAGGCCGCCCGGCGCAATGCCCAGGCCTGGCTGGCTGTGGATAACCCCAGCCAATGGCTGTGGTCATTCGTGGGCGGTGAGCCGAAGGTCAACCATTTCACCAGCCGCAGCGAAGTGCCGGCGGTCACCGACGAGGCCAAGGCCATGAGCAAGGCCTTGCAGAAGGCCGGCTTCACCTTCGTGGGCCCAACCATCTGCTACGCCTTCATGCAGGCCACCGGCATGGTCATGGACCACACCACCGACTGCGATCGCTACGCCGCGCTGGTGCGCTGA
- a CDS encoding lysophospholipid acyltransferase: MEKFKGALMVGVLRLFAKLPWGAVQRVGAGIGWLMWKVPNGSRNVVRINLAKCFPEMDAAEREKLVGRALMDIGKSFVESACAWIWPPQRSLDLVKEVHGLEVLEQALASGKGVVGITSHLGNWEVLNHFYCSQCKPIIFYRPPKLKAVDDLLREQRVQMGNRVAPSTKEGILSVIKEVRRGGQVGIPADPEPAESAGVFVPFLGTQALTSKFVPNMLAGGKAVGVFLHALRLPDGSGFKVFLEAAPEEMYSEDVTVAAAAMSKVVERYVREYPSQYMWSMKRFKKRPAGEARWY; encoded by the coding sequence GTGGAAAAATTCAAGGGCGCCCTGATGGTCGGGGTGCTGCGACTGTTCGCCAAGCTGCCCTGGGGTGCTGTGCAGCGCGTCGGCGCGGGGATCGGCTGGCTCATGTGGAAAGTCCCCAACGGTTCGCGCAACGTGGTGCGTATCAACCTGGCCAAGTGCTTCCCGGAGATGGACGCTGCCGAGCGTGAAAAGCTCGTGGGCCGTGCGCTGATGGATATCGGCAAGTCCTTCGTGGAAAGCGCCTGCGCCTGGATCTGGCCGCCGCAGCGTTCGCTGGATCTGGTCAAGGAAGTGCATGGCCTGGAGGTGCTGGAACAGGCCCTGGCCTCGGGCAAGGGCGTGGTGGGGATCACCAGCCACCTGGGTAACTGGGAAGTGCTGAACCACTTCTATTGCAGCCAATGCAAACCGATCATCTTCTACCGCCCGCCCAAGCTCAAGGCGGTGGATGACCTGCTGCGCGAGCAGCGGGTGCAGATGGGTAACCGCGTGGCGCCTTCGACCAAGGAAGGCATCCTCAGCGTGATCAAGGAAGTGCGCCGTGGCGGCCAGGTGGGTATTCCGGCCGACCCGGAGCCGGCCGAGTCGGCGGGCGTATTCGTGCCATTCCTGGGCACCCAGGCGCTGACCAGCAAGTTCGTGCCGAACATGCTTGCCGGCGGCAAGGCTGTCGGCGTGTTCCTGCATGCCCTGCGCCTGCCGGATGGGTCGGGGTTCAAGGTGTTCCTGGAGGCGGCGCCCGAGGAAATGTACAGCGAGGACGTGACTGTGGCGGCGGCGGCCATGAGCAAGGTGGTCGAGCGTTACGTGCGCGAGTACCCGAGCCAGTACATGTGGAGCATGAAGCGCTTCAAGAAGCGTCCGGCGGGCGAGGCGCGTTGGTATTGA
- a CDS encoding tetratricopeptide repeat protein, whose protein sequence is MRESLEKMLAKGVDNALLRFGLGKAWLDEGNGAEAAVHLARCVEHDPKYSAAWKLLGKAYQLQGDRAAARKAWEEGIVAAQAHGDKQAEKEMAVFLKKLDKA, encoded by the coding sequence ATGCGCGAATCACTGGAAAAGATGCTGGCCAAGGGTGTGGATAACGCCCTGCTGCGCTTCGGCCTGGGCAAGGCCTGGCTCGACGAAGGCAACGGTGCCGAGGCGGCGGTGCACCTGGCGCGCTGTGTGGAGCACGACCCCAAGTATTCCGCGGCGTGGAAGCTGCTGGGCAAGGCCTATCAGCTGCAGGGTGACCGGGCGGCGGCGCGCAAGGCCTGGGAGGAGGGGATCGTGGCGGCGCAGGCCCACGGGGACAAGCAGGCCGAGAAGGAAATGGCCGTGTTCCTGAAGAAGTTGGACAAGGCCTGA